A DNA window from Thermosynechococcaceae cyanobacterium Okahandja contains the following coding sequences:
- the truB gene encoding tRNA pseudouridine(55) synthase TruB, which produces MLGFLNLDKPAGYTSHDCIAQLRRQLGYRRIGHGGTLDPMATGVLPIAIGAATRLLPYLADTKIYIGTVRFGITTTTDDITGTVVASTAVPHLTLAAIEEVLPQFIGTIGQRPPAYSAIQVAGERLYKRARAGEAVTVPLRQVRIHQITILDWTTGDQPEVTLQVHCGSGTYIRALARDLGERLGVGGTLSGLRRIASGGLGIDESHALEEITPDNLPLISPQVVLTHLPWIALDAAQVTDWYHGRALQPSSDLPEHTLVGVTCGATQACLGIGLCNGTLLRPKVVLPPSSPP; this is translated from the coding sequence ATGCTGGGCTTTTTGAATCTTGATAAACCCGCAGGCTACACCTCCCACGACTGCATTGCCCAACTGCGGCGGCAGTTAGGTTATCGGCGAATTGGCCATGGCGGAACGCTAGACCCAATGGCCACGGGGGTACTCCCGATCGCGATCGGAGCAGCCACGCGCCTCCTTCCCTATTTAGCGGATACGAAAATCTATATCGGCACCGTTCGCTTTGGCATAACCACAACCACCGACGATATTACCGGCACGGTAGTGGCCTCTACGGCGGTGCCCCATTTAACCCTCGCCGCCATCGAGGAAGTACTGCCACAGTTTATTGGTACCATTGGGCAGCGTCCCCCCGCCTATAGCGCCATCCAAGTGGCAGGCGAACGCCTCTACAAGCGCGCCCGGGCGGGTGAGGCTGTAACCGTTCCGCTGCGTCAGGTCAGGATTCACCAGATAACCATTCTTGACTGGACCACGGGAGATCAGCCCGAAGTGACCCTGCAAGTCCACTGCGGCTCCGGCACCTATATTCGCGCCCTTGCCCGCGATCTGGGGGAACGGCTGGGGGTGGGGGGGACCCTCTCTGGGCTGCGGCGGATTGCCAGCGGCGGTTTGGGCATTGACGAAAGCCATGCCCTAGAGGAGATCACACCGGACAACCTCCCCTTAATCTCACCGCAAGTGGTTTTGACCCATTTGCCGTGGATTGCCCTAGATGCGGCTCAAGTGACGGACTGGTACCATGGCCGCGCCCTCCAGCCGTCGAGCGATCTACCGGAACATACCCTTGTGGGGGTGACCTGTGGGGCTACCCAAGCCTGTTTGGGAATTGGCCTCTGCAACGGTACACTCCTACGGCCAAAGGTGGTGTTGCCCCCGTCAAGCCCTCCCTAG
- a CDS encoding GIY-YIG nuclease family protein, with protein sequence MTPSPAIPSLASLPRHPYIDAAGQVAPTLQGCIGAYAIFDAAEVVRYIGYSRDMRLSLQQHLVRCPQECISYAALGIDRPDRPWLQAVQAQWIAEVGTTPVGNAQERSRWEQAIDVRPLMTPAEAAAVAHADPLQQPKLLKQIARRVEAEILAQLQGRSLREPLVFNPKLKESGRLDLK encoded by the coding sequence ATGACCCCTAGCCCTGCCATTCCCAGCCTAGCCAGCTTGCCGCGACACCCCTACATTGATGCCGCCGGTCAGGTTGCGCCTACCCTCCAAGGGTGCATTGGTGCCTATGCTATTTTTGATGCCGCCGAAGTGGTGCGGTACATTGGCTATTCCCGCGATATGCGCCTCAGCCTCCAGCAGCACCTTGTTCGCTGTCCTCAAGAATGCATCAGCTACGCTGCCCTAGGCATCGATCGCCCCGATCGCCCGTGGTTGCAAGCCGTTCAAGCCCAGTGGATTGCAGAAGTGGGGACTACGCCGGTTGGTAATGCCCAAGAGCGATCGCGCTGGGAGCAGGCCATTGATGTACGTCCCCTGATGACCCCTGCCGAAGCAGCCGCCGTGGCTCATGCGGATCCGCTACAGCAGCCCAAACTCCTCAAACAAATTGCGCGGCGGGTAGAAGCCGAGATTCTCGCCCAGTTACAAGGGCGATCGCTGCGGGAACCACTGGTATTTAACCCCAAGCTCAAAGAAAGCGGACGCTTGGATCTCAAATAA
- a CDS encoding cache domain-containing protein: protein MVDWQQPFSKRFSKLLWSISGRLLVVMLLTALIPMGAVVLYNQSESSLMMEDAEIQALKLLAIGKARALDQLTNDVLSDARLVAQDYEVQRFLSDAIDAPGDHTSIKSLLQSVNSLNHTYDQVILVNRSGRSVAATTPDLIGDDYAKTELWQRGIQRDYWVSSVKIKSTIATEPVFVVLQRIQDENQQLLGAVLLTLRAAAIKDIITYLVPDIRGESFLVDKNGLMLSSTNPDIDFHSLDPLPETVRRSYFLFVPSEPIPALSDRSHPRLRDVIFGASHPGTLTYSTADDRQRILAYALLTNKEAAIVVSVSLQEFLAPLDALALRGLVSLLFVGGSVIVISLVVAQSITKPIRAIATAAQRLKTDTFDAAILTPYTQSQDDMGELAQTFLEMALEVEHRHQQLKQQVSDLKIEIDQEKRKKAVAEITETDYFQSLRDRARSLRQQVKSDPPQEPRNDDP, encoded by the coding sequence ATGGTCGATTGGCAGCAGCCCTTTTCTAAACGCTTTTCTAAGCTCCTGTGGTCTATTTCAGGACGGTTATTAGTGGTGATGCTGCTAACGGCGCTCATTCCCATGGGAGCCGTCGTGCTCTACAACCAGTCTGAAAGCAGCCTAATGATGGAGGATGCCGAAATCCAAGCCTTGAAGCTCTTGGCCATTGGCAAAGCTCGTGCCCTTGATCAACTCACGAATGATGTGCTCAGCGATGCCCGCTTAGTTGCCCAAGATTACGAAGTGCAACGGTTTTTAAGTGATGCCATTGATGCCCCCGGTGATCACACGTCTATCAAAAGTCTGCTGCAAAGTGTCAATAGCCTCAACCACACCTACGATCAGGTCATTCTTGTCAATCGTTCAGGCCGCTCCGTCGCCGCCACCACCCCTGATCTCATTGGCGATGATTACGCTAAAACGGAGCTTTGGCAGCGCGGTATTCAAAGGGACTATTGGGTTTCTTCGGTCAAAATTAAAAGCACCATCGCCACTGAACCTGTGTTTGTAGTCTTGCAGCGCATTCAGGATGAGAATCAGCAGTTACTGGGGGCGGTATTACTAACGCTGCGTGCCGCTGCCATTAAAGACATCATTACCTACCTTGTACCCGATATTCGGGGAGAGTCGTTTTTGGTGGATAAGAATGGTCTGATGCTGAGCAGCACAAACCCCGATATTGATTTCCACAGTTTAGACCCCCTGCCGGAGACAGTGCGCCGCTCTTACTTCCTATTTGTGCCGTCCGAGCCTATTCCTGCCCTGAGCGATCGCTCCCATCCGCGATTGCGGGATGTCATTTTCGGGGCTAGTCATCCCGGGACGCTCACCTACTCAACCGCCGATGATCGCCAGCGGATTTTGGCCTACGCCCTACTGACCAATAAGGAGGCGGCTATTGTCGTCAGTGTTAGCCTACAGGAGTTTTTAGCTCCCCTAGATGCACTGGCGCTGCGGGGGTTGGTTAGTTTATTGTTTGTGGGAGGTAGCGTGATTGTTATCTCCTTAGTGGTTGCCCAGTCGATTACGAAGCCAATTCGGGCGATCGCCACCGCGGCGCAACGACTTAAAACCGATACCTTTGATGCGGCCATCCTGACCCCCTATACCCAGTCCCAAGATGATATGGGGGAACTAGCACAAACATTTTTAGAAATGGCCCTAGAAGTAGAGCACCGCCACCAGCAATTAAAACAGCAAGTCAGCGACCTCAAGATTGAAATTGATCAAGAAAAACGCAAAAAAGCCGTTGCTGAAATTACAGAGACCGATTACTTCCAAAGCCTGCGCGATCGCGCCCGCAGCCTGCGACAACAGGTCAAATCTGACCCTCCTCAGGAGCCTCGTAACGATGACCCCTAG
- a CDS encoding NAD(P)H-dependent oxidoreductase: MAETPVAATTVLQQLQWRYATKKFDPDRKIPEDLWQILCQSLVLAPSSFGLQPWKFYVIATPELRQELLPHTWNQRQVVDASHLVVFAIKKGINAADVDRYLARQAEIHNTSIETLQKYGDLVKGFLQSPPYPLNLDEWSTRQVYIALSQFMVTAAMLGIDTCPMEGFLPQEYDRVLGLPDQGYHAVVVCAAGYRAADDKYATLPKVRYPLETVLEVR; encoded by the coding sequence ATGGCTGAAACCCCTGTTGCTGCCACAACGGTACTCCAGCAGTTGCAATGGCGGTACGCCACCAAAAAATTTGACCCCGACCGCAAAATTCCTGAGGATCTGTGGCAAATCCTGTGCCAAAGCTTGGTTTTAGCGCCCTCCTCCTTTGGCCTGCAACCTTGGAAGTTTTACGTTATTGCCACGCCTGAACTTCGGCAAGAGCTACTGCCCCACACTTGGAACCAACGCCAGGTGGTAGATGCCTCTCACTTGGTGGTATTTGCCATTAAAAAAGGCATTAACGCGGCGGATGTGGATCGCTATTTAGCGCGCCAAGCAGAGATCCACAACACCAGCATTGAAACCTTGCAAAAGTACGGCGACCTTGTCAAAGGGTTCTTACAATCTCCCCCCTATCCCCTCAATCTGGATGAGTGGTCAACCCGCCAAGTGTATATTGCCCTGAGCCAGTTTATGGTCACTGCCGCAATGCTTGGCATTGATACTTGCCCGATGGAAGGGTTTCTGCCCCAAGAGTACGATCGCGTGCTGGGCCTGCCGGATCAGGGCTACCATGCCGTTGTGGTTTGTGCGGCGGGCTACCGTGCCGCCGATGACAAGTATGCCACCTTGCCTAAAGTGCGCTATCCCCTTGAGACCGTCCTTGAGGTGCGCTGA
- a CDS encoding TolC family protein has protein sequence MNKQHCLWLMGQLSGLVLLATPAAIAQTAPTAADLIPLNPNPDPLYLPSRPEQVTIDVDRPITLTEAIELARRNNRQLQILEAQLQQSRAVLRQAEAALYPTLSFQTSISRTDSAAIRLQNAQAQQAFINAGGVGVPPVPLDTTSNTWTNTVQLGYNLFTSGQRAGSIQAAREQVRNAEFDLQRQLEQLRQDVTNDYYNIQQAEALVRIGQAAVQNSEISLRDAVARERAGLGTLFDVLTAEVQLANNQQQLVQAQSQLQTAQRQLAQTLSLNDKANVRAADPIQVVGEWQLSLEESISLAFRNRVELDQQLAQRNTALQQRRVALGNLGPQLVAGGSFNTTDELSDSLAPRWGYTVSGQMNLTLFDGGVSRASAAQQESSAAIAEAQYAAFKNLIRFQVEQAYYTLKSSQENIRTNEVAVRQATEGLRLARLRFQAGIGTQAEVSNAETSLIQAQSNLLSSTIDYNRAIAALQRFVSGLPLKPQAATTR, from the coding sequence ATGAATAAGCAGCATTGCCTGTGGTTGATGGGTCAGTTGAGTGGGCTAGTCTTGCTGGCCACTCCGGCGGCGATCGCCCAAACGGCGCCAACTGCTGCAGACTTAATCCCCCTCAATCCAAATCCTGATCCCCTTTACTTACCCAGCCGTCCCGAGCAGGTGACCATTGACGTGGATCGCCCCATCACCTTAACCGAGGCGATTGAATTGGCACGCCGCAACAATCGGCAGCTACAAATCCTAGAGGCGCAACTACAACAGAGCCGCGCTGTGCTCCGCCAAGCAGAGGCAGCCTTGTATCCCACTCTCTCGTTCCAAACCAGTATTAGCCGCACCGACTCGGCGGCCATTCGGCTACAAAATGCCCAAGCGCAACAAGCCTTTATTAACGCTGGCGGTGTGGGGGTGCCACCGGTGCCCCTAGATACCACAAGCAATACTTGGACGAATACCGTACAGTTGGGCTACAACCTTTTTACGTCGGGGCAGCGCGCCGGTAGTATTCAAGCGGCTCGCGAGCAGGTGCGCAATGCCGAATTCGATCTGCAACGCCAATTGGAGCAACTGCGCCAAGATGTGACTAATGATTATTACAATATCCAACAGGCAGAAGCACTGGTGCGTATTGGCCAAGCTGCCGTTCAAAACTCGGAAATTAGTTTGCGGGATGCGGTGGCGCGAGAGCGGGCGGGGTTGGGCACGCTCTTTGATGTGTTAACCGCAGAGGTACAACTGGCTAACAACCAGCAGCAGTTGGTGCAGGCCCAAAGTCAACTGCAAACGGCTCAGCGGCAGTTGGCGCAAACCCTTAGCCTGAATGATAAGGCCAATGTGCGGGCGGCAGACCCGATCCAAGTAGTGGGGGAGTGGCAACTCTCGCTGGAAGAAAGTATTAGCTTGGCCTTTCGCAACCGGGTTGAACTGGATCAACAACTGGCGCAACGGAATACGGCGTTGCAGCAGCGGCGGGTGGCCTTGGGGAACCTAGGGCCGCAACTGGTGGCGGGGGGTAGCTTTAACACCACCGATGAACTCAGCGATTCCCTTGCCCCCCGCTGGGGCTACACGGTCAGTGGCCAGATGAACCTGACCCTGTTTGATGGTGGGGTCTCCCGCGCTAGCGCTGCCCAGCAGGAAAGTTCAGCGGCGATCGCCGAGGCACAGTACGCGGCCTTTAAGAACCTGATCCGCTTTCAAGTAGAGCAAGCCTACTACACCCTGAAGTCGAGCCAAGAGAACATTCGCACCAATGAAGTGGCGGTGCGCCAAGCCACCGAAGGACTGCGGTTGGCACGGCTGCGCTTTCAGGCGGGGATTGGTACCCAAGCGGAAGTAAGTAATGCCGAAACCTCCCTGATTCAAGCCCAAAGTAACCTGCTGAGTTCCACCATTGACTACAACCGTGCCATTGCGGCACTACAACGGTTTGTCAGTGGCTTGCCCCTGAAGCCGCAAGCAGCCACAACCCGCTAA
- a CDS encoding iron uptake porin, with protein MKKTYLLAGSLSLLGVVAGANIATASEPAAFGSLIAAEPQNLQVSEALPAPNAVADASSVITSVDQLLANEESMGQVTSVSQLSDVRPTDWAYQALASLVEKYGCIAGYPDGTFRGNRAATRYEMAAALNACLDVISDRFATKEELATLQKLMDEFAAELATLRGRVDNLEARTAALEATQFSTTTKLTGTAVMSVQYGGRFSSNSLLSSPPFSLGSIVPSSTVPTAAVSPLSPIGWAVPTQTNPTVIAAVILNLNTSFTGTDLLQTSLSTGNGGLDAISAYGVGLNQNPFAYGIIPLGNPTSTFGAPLPYFSPSQYYWSGFGPGVNLYRLAYSFKPTQDITITAGPQFYPSDIIDTNSWANSPASDFGTYFFINNPFIVPYAMNFLGGAGAAIQWNPNEGPFTMRALYVAANAGNPFSGVLPSGGFAGDPFQGSLELEYAGTFGNGANSYAVKLQGTYSKTFGVESQAGGLNFEVNLGRLGIFGRAGIAGIPGSYNPLMSPLPYSFLVFPASGMMAYSFMAGIGYKDLLVPGSVLAAAAGAPFINSAPTAGFINNANQVNVEAFYKFPLSDNISITPIFTAIINPNNTNGAGIISGQPILQGVIRTTFTF; from the coding sequence GTGAAGAAAACATACCTTTTAGCGGGTAGTTTGAGCCTACTGGGTGTTGTCGCAGGGGCCAACATTGCTACCGCTAGCGAACCCGCTGCCTTTGGAAGTCTGATTGCGGCTGAACCCCAAAATCTGCAAGTTTCTGAAGCATTACCTGCCCCCAACGCCGTTGCCGATGCCTCTAGCGTGATCACATCCGTGGATCAGCTTCTGGCCAATGAAGAGTCCATGGGTCAGGTAACCTCTGTTTCTCAGCTTTCGGACGTGCGCCCCACCGACTGGGCCTACCAAGCCCTAGCCTCCCTCGTTGAAAAATACGGTTGTATTGCGGGTTATCCCGATGGTACCTTCCGGGGCAACCGCGCCGCCACTCGTTACGAAATGGCTGCCGCCCTGAATGCCTGCTTGGATGTCATTAGCGATCGCTTTGCCACCAAGGAAGAACTGGCCACGCTGCAAAAACTAATGGACGAGTTCGCTGCTGAACTCGCCACCCTGCGCGGTCGTGTGGATAACCTCGAAGCTCGTACCGCTGCCCTCGAAGCCACCCAATTCTCTACCACCACCAAACTCACCGGAACCGCGGTGATGTCGGTGCAGTACGGTGGCCGCTTCAGCAGTAACTCCCTTCTTTCTAGCCCGCCGTTTAGCCTAGGTTCAATTGTGCCTAGCTCCACGGTACCCACCGCGGCAGTTAGTCCATTATCCCCGATTGGTTGGGCCGTCCCCACCCAAACAAACCCAACGGTTATTGCTGCTGTGATTCTTAACCTGAACACCAGCTTCACCGGTACCGATTTACTGCAAACGAGCCTTTCCACTGGGAATGGTGGCTTAGATGCCATTAGTGCTTATGGTGTAGGCCTAAACCAAAACCCCTTTGCCTACGGCATCATCCCCTTGGGCAACCCAACCTCTACGTTTGGCGCGCCCCTGCCCTACTTTAGCCCCAGCCAGTACTACTGGTCTGGCTTTGGTCCGGGGGTTAACCTGTACCGCTTGGCCTACAGCTTCAAGCCCACTCAGGACATCACCATTACGGCAGGTCCGCAGTTCTACCCTAGCGACATTATTGACACCAACAGTTGGGCCAACTCCCCTGCCAGTGACTTTGGCACCTACTTCTTCATCAATAACCCCTTCATTGTTCCTTACGCGATGAACTTCTTAGGGGGTGCCGGTGCCGCGATTCAGTGGAACCCCAACGAAGGACCGTTTACCATGCGGGCGCTTTACGTGGCGGCTAACGCAGGGAACCCCTTCTCGGGTGTGCTACCTAGCGGTGGTTTCGCTGGTGATCCGTTCCAAGGCTCTTTGGAGCTAGAGTATGCGGGCACGTTTGGCAATGGCGCCAACAGCTATGCGGTTAAACTGCAAGGCACCTACTCCAAAACCTTTGGTGTTGAGAGCCAAGCTGGTGGTCTGAACTTTGAAGTGAACCTTGGCCGTTTGGGTATCTTTGGCCGTGCAGGTATTGCGGGCATTCCCGGCAGCTACAACCCCCTCATGTCGCCACTGCCTTACTCGTTCCTCGTCTTCCCTGCCTCTGGGATGATGGCCTACAGCTTCATGGCGGGTATTGGTTATAAAGACCTGCTGGTGCCCGGTTCTGTGTTGGCGGCAGCCGCGGGTGCGCCGTTTATTAACAGTGCTCCGACTGCTGGGTTTATCAACAACGCTAACCAAGTGAACGTGGAAGCCTTCTACAAGTTTCCCCTCAGCGACAATATCAGCATCACGCCTATTTTCACGGCCATCATTAATCCCAATAACACTAATGGTGCAGGGATCATCTCTGGTCAGCCGATTCTTCAGGGCGTGATTCGGACAACCTTTACTTTCTAA
- a CDS encoding ammonium transporter, producing the protein MSKLKLKRARRQKRPLLDWQPNFRWRSPALVACVPLALIIVAVWGVAAQAQDEPLTPEYVQGVLNSIWVFIAAILVIFMNAGFGMLETGFCRQKNAVNILSKNLIVFALATLAYWAIGFSFMFGTEGNGFIGLGGFFLSSDNPETYGLDPFPEGLVIPVAFLFQAAFAGTAATIVSGAVAERIKFVDFLIFSLLLTGISYPITGHWVWGGGLLSDIAFLGEGVAFSDFAGSTVVHAVGGWAALMGAAFLGPRLGKYAADGTPQALPGHNMGFAMLGCLILWIGWFGFNPGSELAANEAVPYIAVTTNLAAAAGGVAATITAWVVIGKPDLSMIINGILAGLVSITAPCAGVSYWSAVIIGAIGGVIVVYSVLFFDRIKIDDPVGATSVHLVCGTWGTLAVGLFDKELGLLTGHGVTQLIAQIIGILTVGGFTVLLTSIFWITLKSTLGIRVSEEEELKGLDIGEHGMEAYSGFLKE; encoded by the coding sequence ATGTCCAAGTTAAAACTGAAACGTGCTAGACGGCAAAAGCGGCCGTTGCTAGACTGGCAACCGAATTTCCGCTGGCGATCGCCAGCCCTTGTGGCCTGTGTGCCCCTTGCCCTGATTATTGTTGCTGTTTGGGGAGTTGCCGCACAGGCGCAGGATGAACCCCTGACCCCCGAGTATGTGCAAGGGGTACTCAATAGTATTTGGGTGTTTATTGCTGCCATCCTCGTGATTTTCATGAACGCTGGCTTCGGGATGCTGGAAACCGGCTTCTGTCGCCAGAAAAACGCCGTGAACATCCTCTCGAAAAACCTGATTGTCTTTGCCTTGGCGACGCTGGCCTACTGGGCGATTGGTTTTTCCTTTATGTTTGGCACTGAAGGGAATGGCTTTATTGGCTTAGGGGGCTTTTTCCTCAGCAGTGACAATCCCGAAACCTACGGACTCGATCCGTTCCCAGAAGGGTTAGTGATTCCGGTGGCCTTTTTGTTCCAAGCTGCCTTTGCCGGTACCGCCGCCACAATTGTCTCTGGGGCAGTGGCTGAACGGATTAAGTTTGTTGACTTTTTAATTTTTAGCCTGCTGCTGACGGGGATTTCCTACCCCATTACCGGTCACTGGGTGTGGGGTGGCGGTCTGCTTTCAGACATTGCCTTTCTGGGTGAAGGTGTCGCCTTTTCTGACTTTGCCGGCTCTACGGTGGTGCACGCCGTAGGGGGCTGGGCGGCGCTAATGGGGGCTGCCTTCCTTGGGCCGCGGCTTGGCAAGTATGCCGCCGATGGCACGCCCCAAGCCTTACCGGGTCACAACATGGGCTTTGCCATGCTCGGTTGCCTCATCCTCTGGATTGGTTGGTTTGGCTTTAACCCCGGCTCTGAACTTGCAGCCAATGAAGCGGTGCCCTACATTGCGGTAACGACGAACCTAGCCGCTGCCGCAGGAGGGGTTGCGGCCACCATTACCGCTTGGGTGGTCATTGGCAAGCCTGATCTGTCGATGATTATTAACGGTATTCTTGCAGGACTGGTCTCGATTACGGCACCCTGTGCAGGGGTATCCTATTGGAGCGCCGTGATTATTGGTGCCATTGGTGGCGTGATTGTTGTTTACTCTGTCCTCTTCTTTGACCGGATTAAAATTGATGACCCGGTGGGTGCCACCTCGGTTCACTTAGTCTGTGGGACGTGGGGAACTCTGGCGGTGGGTCTGTTCGATAAAGAATTAGGGTTGCTGACAGGTCATGGTGTGACCCAACTGATTGCCCAAATCATTGGCATCTTAACGGTTGGTGGTTTCACCGTCCTGCTGACGAGCATCTTCTGGATTACGCTCAAGTCAACCCTTGGCATTCGCGTGTCGGAAGAAGAAGAGCTAAAAGGTTTAGATATTGGCGAACACGGCATGGAAGCTTACAGTGGCTTCCTGAAGGAATAG
- the rodA gene encoding rod shape-determining protein RodA, protein MFWTTLLRQRRWQAWFYPWRGVDWSLLIAVWLITLIGALFIHSAELHIGDKDGFQHLAVAALGTLIALSLARVPEPMFLGVHWFVYGLTCVLLLSVHIIGVEANGAQRWLAIGGFNLQPSEFAKISVILTQAALLHRVPANGLTGILRVFAATALPMLLVLLEDLGTSLVFCVITLGMLYWANARLGWIILMLSPLVAAILFALPLPYELNLWIWLLWTFAMGVVAWRSLPLGWIGGLGSIVLNLSGAGVGQLLWSVLQDYQKNRILMFLDPDKDPLGAGYHLIQSRIAIGAGGVWGRGIFQGTQTQLGFIPEQHTDFIFSAIGEELGFVGGLLVLGLFWFIGFRLLQIANSARNNFGSLLAIGLFSMLMFQVVVNIGMTINMFPVTGIPLPFVSYGRSALLAIYTGLGLVLSVANHRPRSRY, encoded by the coding sequence ATGTTTTGGACCACACTCCTGCGTCAACGGCGTTGGCAGGCATGGTTTTATCCATGGCGGGGGGTAGATTGGTCGCTGTTAATTGCTGTCTGGCTCATTACCTTGATTGGTGCCCTATTTATCCACAGTGCCGAGCTTCACATTGGTGACAAAGATGGTTTTCAGCACTTGGCAGTGGCCGCACTGGGGACGCTGATAGCCCTGAGCTTAGCCCGTGTCCCTGAGCCCATGTTCCTAGGGGTGCATTGGTTTGTCTATGGCCTCACTTGTGTACTGCTGTTGAGCGTGCATATTATTGGCGTTGAGGCCAATGGTGCCCAAAGGTGGTTAGCGATTGGTGGTTTTAACCTCCAACCTTCCGAGTTTGCCAAAATTTCAGTGATTCTCACCCAAGCGGCTCTCCTACATCGTGTTCCTGCGAATGGCCTGACGGGGATTTTGCGAGTTTTTGCCGCCACTGCACTGCCGATGCTACTGGTCTTACTGGAAGATTTGGGCACTTCCCTCGTCTTCTGTGTCATCACCCTCGGGATGCTCTACTGGGCCAATGCCCGTCTTGGCTGGATTATCCTCATGCTCTCACCCTTGGTGGCGGCAATTTTATTTGCGCTGCCGCTTCCCTACGAATTAAACCTATGGATTTGGTTACTGTGGACGTTTGCGATGGGAGTGGTGGCATGGCGTAGCTTGCCCTTGGGGTGGATTGGCGGCCTTGGCAGCATTGTCCTGAATTTGTCAGGGGCAGGGGTAGGACAACTGTTGTGGAGTGTCCTGCAGGACTACCAAAAAAACCGTATTTTAATGTTTTTAGATCCCGACAAAGACCCGCTGGGAGCTGGCTACCACCTGATTCAATCACGGATTGCTATTGGCGCTGGGGGAGTGTGGGGACGCGGCATTTTCCAAGGCACACAGACCCAGTTGGGGTTTATTCCAGAGCAGCACACGGACTTTATTTTTTCAGCCATTGGTGAAGAGTTGGGGTTTGTGGGGGGGCTGCTGGTGTTGGGGCTGTTCTGGTTTATCGGCTTTCGCTTGCTGCAAATTGCCAACAGTGCCCGCAATAATTTTGGCTCGCTGCTGGCGATCGGGCTGTTTTCGATGCTGATGTTTCAGGTTGTTGTCAATATCGGTATGACGATCAATATGTTTCCAGTGACGGGGATTCCGCTGCCGTTTGTCAGTTATGGCCGCTCCGCCCTGTTGGCTATTTATACGGGCTTGGGTCTGGTGCTCTCGGTGGCGAATCATCGACCGCGATCGCGCTACTAG
- a CDS encoding Tab2/Atab2 family RNA-binding protein — MDRIWELDFYSRPVVDENNKKIWELLICDRRLQFQFSKTCSGAEANARWLQAALGDALREWQQQFGLAADVQPDRIRFFRRAMSSIISRGGEAAGLQMLPSRRTFALCHWLQERHTEFYPRLENYQAELATVPQLLPPAPEPLPPALMGDRWQISALPLQELATAAEWSLPFGDIPPLPFLPLAPETILPGVIIYSQRALPLAGWLSGLEPAYLALEAESTPLLILESGASDRWILARLRTDALRKEVNAFIEACRTSHGLHFIAVQETPQQEQLQGFWLLQHCPLP, encoded by the coding sequence ATGGATAGGATTTGGGAGTTAGATTTTTATTCCCGCCCGGTGGTGGATGAAAACAACAAGAAAATTTGGGAACTGCTTATATGCGATCGCCGGTTGCAGTTTCAGTTCAGTAAAACCTGTTCAGGTGCGGAGGCCAATGCCCGTTGGTTGCAGGCGGCGCTTGGGGATGCCCTGCGGGAATGGCAGCAGCAATTTGGTCTGGCCGCTGACGTTCAACCGGATCGGATCCGTTTTTTTCGTCGGGCCATGAGCAGTATTATTAGCCGTGGCGGTGAGGCGGCGGGTTTGCAGATGCTGCCGAGTCGGCGCACCTTTGCCCTCTGCCATTGGTTACAGGAGCGCCATACCGAGTTCTATCCCCGCCTAGAAAACTATCAAGCTGAGTTGGCGACTGTGCCCCAGTTGTTACCTCCGGCGCCGGAACCGTTGCCCCCCGCCCTCATGGGCGATCGCTGGCAGATCAGCGCCTTACCCCTACAGGAGTTAGCCACGGCTGCGGAATGGTCGCTTCCCTTTGGGGATATTCCCCCGCTACCCTTTTTGCCATTGGCACCGGAGACAATCCTTCCGGGAGTAATTATTTACTCCCAGCGGGCGCTGCCCTTAGCGGGATGGCTCTCGGGGCTGGAACCAGCCTACCTTGCCCTTGAGGCGGAGTCAACTCCATTGCTGATTCTCGAAAGTGGTGCCAGCGATCGCTGGATTTTAGCCCGCCTCCGCACCGATGCTCTGCGTAAGGAGGTCAACGCCTTTATAGAAGCGTGTCGCACCAGTCATGGCCTGCACTTCATTGCCGTACAGGAAACACCGCAGCAGGAACAGTTACAAGGATTTTGGTTACTACAGCACTGCCCTCTGCCCTAG